The genomic window CGGCGCGGCCGGGCCCTGTCGCTGGTGGTCTGGGCGACGACGGTCGGCTCGGTGCTGGGCCCCAACCTCGCCGCGCCGGGCGCGGACCTCGGACGGGCGCTCGGCCTGCCCGCGCTCGGCGGCGGCTTCGCCGTGTCCGCCGCGGTGTTCGCCGTCGTCGTCGCCGGCCTGTGGCTCGCGCTGCGCCCGGACCCCCTGCTGCTGGCCCGGCGGCTGCGCGACGGCGCCGGGCCGGCGCCCGCCCGCCCGCGCCGGGCGACCCGGCAGGCCCTCGCCGCGGTGTGGGCCGACCCCGGCGGCCGCCTGGGCGTGGTCGCCGTCGTGGTCTCGCACGCGGTGATGGTCGGCGTGATGGTCATGACGCCGGTGCACATGGGGCACGCCGGCGGGCACGACGACGGGACGACGCTGCGGCTGGTCGGCCTGGTCATCAGCGTCCACGTCGCCGGCATGTACCTGTTCAGCCCGCTGGTCGGCCTGCTCGCCGACCGCGTCGGCCGGCGCGCGACGGTCGCGCTCGGCGGCGTGCTGCTCCTCGCCGCCGCGGCCACCGCGGGCACCGCGCCACCGGAGGCCGCCTGGCGGCTGGGCGCCGGCCTGCTGCTGCTCGGGCTCGGCTGGTCGTGCGGCCTGATCGCGGGCTCCACGCTGGTCACCGAGTCGGTGCCCGCGGACGTGCGGCCCACCGCGCAGGGCGGCACCGACCTGCTGATGGGCCTGGGAGCGGCCGTCGCGGGCGCCGTCGGCGGGCCGCTGCTGGCCCTCGGGGGCTTCGGCCTGGTGGCCGGGGTGTCGGCGGTCCTGGTGGTCCCGCTCGCCCTGGTGTGGGCCCGGCGCTGACGGCTCAGTGGCCGCGCATGTTGCGCCACAGGAGCACGAGGGTGACCAGCATGCACAGCGCGATGCCGATCTCGAGGACGACGTCCCAGGTCGCCGAGCCCGTGGTGGGGAACACGCCGCCAGCCTAGGCCGTCCTGTACCGTGAAGGCCCTTCACGGTGTAGGGGGTTCACGATGGCGGACGCGCGCGTCGCGGCGCTCGACCGGGTCCTCGAGGTCACCGTCCTGCTCGGCCGGGACATGACGACGTCGCTGGCGGCCGTGGGGCTCACCGTCGCCCGTACGACGCTGCTGTGGCGGCTGCGCGAGACGGGCCCGAGCACGCAGAGCGCCCTCGCCCGGGCCCTCGGCGTCAGTGCCCGCAACGTCACCGGACTGGTCGACGGGCTGGCCGAGGCGGGCCTGGTCACCCGCGAGCCGCACCCCACCGACCGCAGGGCCACCCTCGTTACCCCGACCGCCCGCGCCGAGCGGCTGCTCGCCGGGATGGCTGCGGGGCAGACCGAGCTCGCCGAGCAGCTGTTCGGCGGGCTGTCACCGGAGCGGCTGCACGGGCTGGTGTCCGGGCTCGACGAGGTCCTCGAGCGGCTGCGCACCCTGGTCCCGGGGGGAGCGGCGTCGTGACCGTGGCCGGCCTGCTGCGGAAGGCGCTGGCCTTCGAGATCGGGACGTGGCGCAGCCTGTGGCGCTGGGTGCGGCGCCGCCCGGACGTGCCGGCCGGT from Geodermatophilus normandii includes these protein-coding regions:
- a CDS encoding MFS transporter, yielding MTTEVPAALDVERVQRRTVGVLSAAVALGGLGVTVGITVGGLLAREVAGSDAAAGLGQTAGVLGAAVLAVPLARVSDRAGRRAGLAAGYAVAVAGAALTVVAAALSSLPLLLAGLFAFGASTACGLQARYAAADLAAPERRGRALSLVVWATTVGSVLGPNLAAPGADLGRALGLPALGGGFAVSAAVFAVVVAGLWLALRPDPLLLARRLRDGAGPAPARPRRATRQALAAVWADPGGRLGVVAVVVSHAVMVGVMVMTPVHMGHAGGHDDGTTLRLVGLVISVHVAGMYLFSPLVGLLADRVGRRATVALGGVLLLAAAATAGTAPPEAAWRLGAGLLLLGLGWSCGLIAGSTLVTESVPADVRPTAQGGTDLLMGLGAAVAGAVGGPLLALGGFGLVAGVSAVLVVPLALVWARR
- a CDS encoding MarR family winged helix-turn-helix transcriptional regulator — translated: MADARVAALDRVLEVTVLLGRDMTTSLAAVGLTVARTTLLWRLRETGPSTQSALARALGVSARNVTGLVDGLAEAGLVTREPHPTDRRATLVTPTARAERLLAGMAAGQTELAEQLFGGLSPERLHGLVSGLDEVLERLRTLVPGGAAS